ATTCCATCACTCGCGTTGGCTTGGCACTTTCCCTTGCCTTGTCCACAATCGCCTTGGCCGCCAAGGCGCCTGAAGGCCAAGTGGTCGTGACCGCGTCGAGCTTCAGTGCACTCCCGCCGGATGACCGCGCCCCCGCCAAGGCCATGTTCCTGCAAACCCTCGGCGAACTCCGCCAAGGCGCCTACCTGGATCTTTCGGATTCCGGGTGTTCGGCGATTCCCTGCGCCCAGGGTCTGATGGCGAAGACCCAATCGAAGAAGGCTCTATGGATGTCCCTTCTGAAGTTGGGCTCCACCTACAGCCTCTCCGCTTCCGTGGTGGGACCTGCGGATTCCACTGCCGTGGTGCGGCGCGCTTCCTTCCAGGTGGTGGACGATCTTCCCAGGATCATGGACCAGGTGATGCGATCGGCTTTCGACAACACGACCCTCGCCGATGCGGGAACGGTGGACAACGTCGCCGAGACCGAGAGCGAAAAGGAAATGCTGCGCCGCAAGAGCTCCTCCATGAGCGGCGTGACCGTGGGTGCGCTCTACCCCATCGGCTCCAGCTACGAACGCTCGATCACCGAACCCAGGACCTATCGGACGGGGATGACGACGTTCGACACCACCCGGTATCGCCAGCCTCGTCAGAATCTGACGATCGGGTATTCCTACTGGTACGAATTCCGCCAGAACCTCACCCTGGACGTGGAGTTGAAGGGCAACATCCCCTCCTCGCTGGCCTTCCAGCTCGATGTGGTGAATTTCTTCACAAGATCCGACATCTCGCCGTTCGTGGGCGGCGGCTTGGGCATGGAATACGTGTTCCCGGACAAGCCGGATCCGGACGACAAGATCAATGTCGGACCGCAATTGAACCTCCAGGGCGGCTTGATGCTGTTTCGCACCTACGACGTGCGCGCCTTGGTGCGCGGCGGCTACCAGATCACCGCCAACTCCGACCACGACCAAGGCGCCTACGCCGAGGTGGGCTTGCTGTACGCCCCCTCCACCAAGAAATCCGGCAACCAGGAAGCCGGTGTCTGGCGCTGGATCCTGGGAGGGCTGGTGGGTCTCGTGGTCATCGGACTGGCTGCGGACTAAGTCCTTTTTCCAAGAAGCTTCTCCCGCTTGGCCTCGAAGCGGGAAGAGGCTTCGACGATGCTGGCGACCCGGTCCGGGTCGCTTTGTCGTTCCAGGAACACCCGGTGGACCTTCAAGGCCAAGATGGCTCTTTGGGCGGGATCCGCAGGTGGCTTGCGCCCCGGGAACAGATCGGCTTTCTCCCCCAGAAACCGCGCCGCCGCGACCACCGCCTCGTGGCATTTTTTGTCCTGGGTGGTGGGGTGGCGGAACGTCCAGCTCCCAACCCTTTGGACGACAGGGTTGTCGGGAGGCGCATCCGGCGAAAGGCCGGCCGCGGCGAAGGCGCGGCAATCGTAGATGCGACATGTGCGAGGGCGCGAGCCGTAGATCGTGCATCCCGTTTCGGACAGGAGGGGGCAGCGTCCCTCGGTGTCGTAGCCGAGCAGTCGCGTGCCTTTCGGCGCGCCGGGTGCGGGAAAGGTCAGGGTTTTGGGGATCGCACGAAGGGCGGCTTTTTCGTCGGGATGGATGTGGATGAAGTTGGAGGATCGGCAGCATCCCGTGCAATCGCCGCAGGGGGTGTGGGTGTCGGAATCGGTGGCCAGCGAATGGAGCATGCGCCGAAGCCAAGAGGTGAACACGCCAGCATCTGTCATCGCGGTGGAGTGGTCCGTCATGCGCCAAAGGTAGGGAACGGGGAGACGATCGGAGGGTTAGCTTTCGTCCTGTCTTCGCCGAAGCGGGCCATTTCATCCGCTTGACCGAGGAAGCCCAACGCTTTCTGAATGGTGGGCTTTGAACGATCCGCGTTGAATTCCTATCGTCCGCACTATTCCGCAATGACGCGGACGATGATCCAATGAATGGAATAAGAGATGAGTTATGTGATGGTCGACGTGGAAGCGGATGGTCCGATTCCCGGCAAGTATTCGATGATCTGCTTCGGAGCGGTGATCGTGGAGCCCGGGCTGGAACGCACGTTCTATGCCGAGTTGCGCCCGATATGGGAGGATTGGATTCCCGATGCCCTGCAGGTTTCCGGATTCTCCAGGGAGCAGGCCCTCGCGTTTCCCGCGCCTGAGCAGGCGATGGCGGACTTCGATGCGTGGCTGCGCCAAACCTGCCGGGGAAAGCCGATGTTCGTCTCCGACAACAACGGATTCGATTGGCAGTTCATCAACTGGTACTTCCACTGGTTTCTGGGGAAGAATCCGTTCGGATTCTCCTCCACCAACCTGGGGAGCCTCTACAAAGGGCGCGTTGGAGACGTGACAAAAAACTTCAAGCACCTGCGGCGCACGGCCCACACCCACCACCCGGTGGACGACGCGAAGGGGAACGCCGAAGCGATGCTGACCTTGCGCGAGCAGGGGTTGAAGTTTCCGTTGTAGGGATCAGGCATGCCCGATCCCTACAGGGGCTCCCGTACCCTGGACGGTCGTTCGTCGGTGCGTGTGCAGGCCGTGCGCACCAGGGAAAGATCGCCGGAAAGCCAGAGTGTTTTTTTGGCCCGCGAGGCAGCGGTGTACACGATCTGTCGCGTGAGCACGGGCGCGTCGCGGTCGGGAAACACACACAGGACATGATCGAACTCCGAACCCTGGGACTTGTGGGTCGTGATGGCCCAGGCGCTCTCCAAGCCGGAGAGTCGATCGACAGGAATCGTCAGGTAGCCGTTTTCGCGCGGGAAGAGTGCCATTGGGCGCCCTTCCTGCTCCAGGATCAGCCCCAGGTCGCCGTTCCACAGGTCCAGTTCGGGGTGGTTGCGGCCCAGGATCACCTGCTGGAGAGGTATCCATGGCGCGCTCCACGCGATCCCCAGCCGGTGGCGCAACCACGCGTCGCAGGCGCGATTGACCGCGATGGCGCCGAACGGGCCCTCGTGGACCATGCACAGGAAGCGACTTCGCGGGATGGCGGCGAACAAGTCGGGGGGTGAGGCTCCTTGGGCCAGGTCGCGCAAGCCGTCCAGGTGCGATCCCACCCACAGTTCCATCCACTCGTCCAGTCGGCCCGGGAGCTCTTGCGGAGGAATCCGGAACACCGATCCGGAGGGCACGTCGGTCCACAACGAAGGTTCGCCAAGGGCGAGCGGGATGGAGTCAGGCGAGGGAGGACTGCCCTGGTTGGCGAGCTGACAGAACTTGGCGATCTCGCCGGCGTTTCGATGGCTGTGGGTGAGGGGGCGACGGAAACGCGAAAG
This DNA window, taken from Fibrobacterota bacterium, encodes the following:
- a CDS encoding YkgJ family cysteine cluster protein, which gives rise to MTDHSTAMTDAGVFTSWLRRMLHSLATDSDTHTPCGDCTGCCRSSNFIHIHPDEKAALRAIPKTLTFPAPGAPKGTRLLGYDTEGRCPLLSETGCTIYGSRPRTCRIYDCRAFAAAGLSPDAPPDNPVVQRVGSWTFRHPTTQDKKCHEAVVAAARFLGEKADLFPGRKPPADPAQRAILALKVHRVFLERQSDPDRVASIVEASSRFEAKREKLLGKRT
- a CDS encoding exonuclease encodes the protein MSYVMVDVEADGPIPGKYSMICFGAVIVEPGLERTFYAELRPIWEDWIPDALQVSGFSREQALAFPAPEQAMADFDAWLRQTCRGKPMFVSDNNGFDWQFINWYFHWFLGKNPFGFSSTNLGSLYKGRVGDVTKNFKHLRRTAHTHHPVDDAKGNAEAMLTLREQGLKFPL